The following DNA comes from Methanothermus fervidus DSM 2088.
GTTGGTCCAATTGGTAGAAGAAATTACATAACTTATAGCTTCTGGTGCATACCCATCAGCTTTCAAATGTTCTCCTTTTATAGCACATGTTTCAGGTTCTATACAAAATGCAGGCACATCTGCATATGTATGCGGTACTAAAATATCATCTTTTGCAATTACTAAATCTTGTGATTGGTTGCTTTCAAGTATTGTGCCTTTTTTAACATAAATTGGAAAGTACTTATTATTGTATATACGAACTTGATGTGGAACAGTTCCAGCAGGTGTAAGTTGAACAATATCCACATTTTTCATTTTTTCAAGAGTTAGTTCATTTAAAGAATAATTTAATCCCCCTGGTATCAAAGCAAACAAAATTATAAATAAAATTACTAAAAATATTCTAACATTCAATTAAAATACCTCTAATATGTTTTTGCAAGTAAAACTTTGTATTTTCCATCTTCATTACAATTTAAACATTTTCCTGATGATTTACCTTCTATACCAAGCATGTCTGCCTTTATTTTTTCTTCTAAATTTTTACCACAGTTTTCATTACCACACCAAATAACTCTAACAACGCCTTTCCCATTATTTATTATATCTTTACATTTTTTGATATCATCTACATCATATATCTTCTTTTTCATTTTCTCCCAAGCTCTCTTTCTCATATCATTGTTCATCTTTTCAATAATAGATTTTATATTTTCAACAAAATTATCATCAAACTTAACATCCATTTTCTCTCCAGAATCTCTCCTTACTACAACTACTTTATTTTTTTCGATATCTTTAGGTCCTATTTCTATTCTCAATGGTATTCCTTTCATCTCCCATTCATAAAATTTACGTCCAGCTCTTATGTCTCTGTCATCCAAATGTACTTTCAATTTCCCTTCTTTTAATTTCTTTTCAACATTTTTACAAAATTCTAAAACTTCTTCTTCTGTTTCTTTAAATATTATAGGAACTATTACTATTTGTATTGGAGCAATTTTTGGTGGTAAACAAAGACCTTTTTCATCTCCATGGATGCTAATCACTGAAGCAATTACTCTATCTGAAACACCATAACATGTTTGATAAGCATGCTCATGTTTACCTTCTTCTGTTTCAAATGTTATATCAAAAGTCTTTGAAAAATTCTGACCAAGGTTATGGATAGTACCTATTTGTAAGGTCCTACCATCAGGCATAAGAGTATCAAATGCTATTGTATATACAGCTCCAGGGAATTTATCCCATTCAGGACGTTTTGTAATCAAATAGGGAATACCTAATGAATCGAAAAAGGTTTTATATATATTTATAGCCTTTTTAACTTGTTTTTCTGCTCCTTCTAATGTCTTATGGACTGTATGAGCCTCTTTAAATGTAGTTATTTCTCTAATCCTTATCAATGGTCTAGTGTGTTTTGTCTCATATCTAAAAGTATTTACAATTTGATAAACTTTTAATGGTAAATCTTTGTGTGTCCTTATCCACAAAGAAAACATAGGATACATTGCTGTTTCACTTGTTGGTCTTAAAGCTAATTTTCTTTTTAATTTTGCTTTTCCTCCATGAGTTACCCAATAAACTTCGTCTTCAAATCCTTTTATATGTATAGATTCTTTCATCAATTCTTCTTCTGGTATTAATAATGGGAAAAGAACTTCGTCATGATCTTCATCAAGTAATTTTCTTAAAGTTTCAATGATTTTTTTTCTAATTTTGAAGCCATAGGGGAGCCATGCATGCATTCCTTTAACTGGATACCTAGAATCTATTATTTCAGCATTTTCTAGTATTTCATGATACCATTCGCTAAAATTTTCCATCCTATCCACCTTATTTTAGACATTTTACTTAAATTGTGATTAAAATAAGAATAAAAAGTAGAAAAAGGAAGTAGCGGACCCGGCGGGATTTGAACCCGCGATCTTCGGATTAGAAGTCCGACGCCCTATCCAGGCTAGGCCACGGGCCCTACAGATAGATAGGTAATTCTGGTTCTTTTTGTTGTTGTTTCTGTACTTTTTCAGCTAATCTTTTTAATCTTGATTCTATTTTTTTGGCTTCATCTAATAATGGTTGAGGATCAACTTCAATATCAGCAATTTTATTTAGTAACTCTATAACGTTTGCAGCAGCCCTAGGATCAGGGTATGGACTGATAACTTCAGCAAATATACATGATGCAGGTATGTTTTTTGTTTTACATTTAGTTAGTAAAGTACCTGCCAGCCCTGCAATTATACCTGATTTTAAAGTTGGTACTCCTAGTTTTTCAAATCTTTTTAAGGATTGATCATTATTACCTGCACCAACTATTTTTGGTGCACCGCCTCTTGCCAAAACACTACTAATAGTTATTACTTCCCTACTATTATTTTTTTCTACCCACTCAACTATAATATTTGTTATATCGAACACTGAATCGCTGGGGATGAGGAAATCTGATAAGAATAATACTATGTCATCCCCACCATACATCCTAAATGGATGTAATGCTTTTCCTTCCTTTAATACAGCTACAGGTGGTAATTTTTTAGATTCTATATATCCTATTTCTTTTAGACCTAAATCTTCTATAACTCTCCATCCAACTATATTACCTATTAATCCAATGTTTGGAGATCCCTCTATTACTAATGCATCTTCTATAGAATTTTTACAAACTAATCTACAATCTCCACTTTCTATTATTTTATCCTCCAGGGGCACCTCCCGCTCCTCCAAGGTTTTTACCTGTTTTTACATCTATGTATATTTCACCAACTTGTTTTCCATTTTTGATCACTGGAACAACATAAACTGGTTTTCCATCAATGTAAACAATTTTTGGAGATCCTGGGGATGCTCCAGGTTCCTCTATGTATTTACTTGCTATATTTTTTGCGTTTTCATGTCCTATTTCTGTAGATTCCTTATCACCTTTTTTTGGGTTATTACCTTCCTCTGTGCTCATAACATTTTTGTTTTTTGATCCTTCATTTATATTTTTTGGTTTATTTATATTTTCTCCAAAATTTTTTGTTGGGTTACCTACCCCTTGGAACACATGGTGTAGAATATTATATCCAGCTATAACTACCCCTATCATACCTATAACTAATATAGCTAAAGCAATACTTTTCTTTGAATTCACTTTTATCCCACCTTCTCCATAAATCATTTTCTTGAGTTTCTCCTATATAAATTTTTTTTAACATAATTTGAATGTTGAACTGTGAAGCCATAAGACCTTATTACCTTAAATATATCCCCCAAATTTATTCTTATATTTGAAAAATTGTAAAAAATTGTTATTTTCTAAGAAAGTCAAATTCTTTTTAGTTTTCAAAAAAGAAAATATTTTTAAGTTTAAATAAAAAATTATACACAGTTAAATTTTTAACTCAAAAACCTTTAAAGATGGAGGAGAATCAAGTTGCGTAAATTTATGATTTTCATTGCAATCATTGCTGTATATCTAATACATGTTCACTATGTTGTGGCTAATGGACCCTTCATTCCATTAGGTAGATTAGCCTTTGTTAAATTAGCAAATCCAGATATGTATCCAGGACATCCACATTCTAAAGTTCTTGCAGAATATGCAAAAAAATATGGATCAAAATGTGCATTAGTTGTTCACTATTGTGGAGGTTCTAATTATCGTCATTATATGGAAGGAGATGTACTTATAATACAACTTGCTTACATTGAAAAAAATAAACCTTATACAACTACAATAAACTGGTCTGAGGTATGGAGAGAAGGTATATATGGAATACCAGATAATGAATGGGAATATAAGGCAGATGGAAAAGTATTTAAAAATTTGGATGATGCATTATCCTATGTTGAAGAATTAGCTAAAAGAAATGGACAAAAGGGTCCAATACCTTTAGTCTACCATGGTACAGTGCGTGAAGGAAATGTAATAATTAATCAGGGCTGTGGTTTTCCTCTTTACTACTACTTGTTAAGAAAAGAATATGGACCACTAGTAGCTTATTATTATGTTATTAAAGGAATATTATTCCCTTACTTCAATTTACCATATAGAGATTTTGAAATTAGAAATGCACCTCTCCTACAATTCTACTATACAAACAACATGCTTAACTATGAGTAGCATTGGAAAGTTTCCTTATCACTTTTTTAATAGTTTCAACTGGAGCATCTGTTTTAATGCCTACGGGGCTATAATGTGTTCTTGTTGCACGGAATCCAAGCTCTCTTAGAGAATTTATAATTTTGTCTATTTTTGGGGCGCTAATTCTTAAATCACTACATATTCTATGAACATCATAATATGTGGCAGGCATTTCACATTCCTGCGAACAAACTTCAATAAATTTTAAAATTTTTTGATTGGCATAACTAACTATAGACTTCCTAATTTCTTTAACAAATTCAGGATCATAAACCTTGCCAACCCACAATGGCCCACCAACATGTAGTTTATGGCCACAGGATGGACATTCTGAAGGATGTTGGTAGCTTAGTCCAGCACGTGTTTCTCTATAAAAACAATTATTACAATGTAAAATAAAACCTATGTTTTTGTCAATACATTTATCTGTCTTTTTAGCTCCTTTTTTTACCTTTAAATATAGTCGTACATAATGTTTGGTACTATGTGAAAATTTTGGAACAATGTACTTGTCATATTTTGCTCCATTCATTGCAACAAAAGCCATAAGTATACGCACAGCATTTTCATGGCAATATTCTGTTTTTAATGGTACTGAATTGTATTTTCTAATACATGCAGTTCTATAGGTCCCACACAATGCTGATGTATCAGTTGCAGTTATACATAATAGGGAATCTCGTTTTGCAGAATAAAGTGTTGAATCAATGAAAGGTGAAGGTGTCCCAAAAGGATCTATATCTATAATATCAAATTTACCTCTGTTCTTCCTCAAAAATATATTGGCTTCTTCTTGTGAAACTTCAGCTTCAATATTATTTAAAGCTACATTTTTCTTTATAAATTTTACAGCTGTTTCATCTATATCATTTATAAAAACTTTATTTACATTTTTAACTTCTTTAAAATACCTTATACCACGTATACCACTTGCACCAAAAGTATCAGCAACAGATATTTCCTTATTGATTTCTTTTTGGAATTGTTGCAATATAATTACAGATAAGTCTCTATCAAATTTCATTGCAGGATTATAAAATACAGGAGCTTCTGACGATACTTTTTTGAATTTTGGAATTTTTATCTTTACTTTACCCTCTCTAATTGTTTCCATCCTATCACCAAAAAAGTTTTTTATTAAAAAATCGGAATAAATTAATTTTTGAAAAAGGTTTTTAATCAAATGGTAGGGGAGAATGAATGTCAAAATTTTTGCTAAGAGTAAAAGAAGGAAAAAATGAATGGTGGAGATATCTAATAACTATAATACTGACATTTGGTTCTCCAATAATTCCAGGCATGTTTCTAGGGATTGTATTTGTCTTTACACAAAATTTTCAAATTCTTAAATCTTCATTATTCCTGTTAATATTACTTGGTATAACCTATTTCACTAGTTTTATATTCTTTTGTATATCTGTTAGATATATCCATGGTAGAAAACTCATATCATTGGTAAATAGTTACAACAAAATAAGATGGAAAAGAATTTTCAAGGGAGCTATCATTTGGTTCTTAATCTTAATAATTACAGACATAATAATTTACTTTATAAACCCTGCTAATTATAAATTTAACTATAGTTCTACCTTCTTCCTTTTATTATTACTTTCTCTAATTATTTTCCCTGTGCAGGCAACTTTTGAAGAATTATTTTTTAGAGGATATTTGATGCAGGCATTAAGTTTGAAATTTAAAAAACCTTTAACTATAATTCTAATTACTTCTATAATATTTGGAATTTTACATTGGTTTAATGCATTCAAAATTTCCCAAAGTTTTTCGATTGCCATGGCTGCCACAATTTTAGGCATAATTTTGGGGATTGTAACAATATCTGATGAAGGTATAGAATTAGCTGTTGGTGTCCATATTATTAACAACATTTATGCATCTTCTTTCCACAGTTCTTATGATGTCGATATAGGAAATCTTCCATCATTGATTACAAGTCCATATG
Coding sequences within:
- a CDS encoding conserved hypothetical protein (KEGG: mth:MTH1191 hypothetical protein~SPTR: O27259 Putative uncharacterized protein) yields the protein MRKFMIFIAIIAVYLIHVHYVVANGPFIPLGRLAFVKLANPDMYPGHPHSKVLAEYAKKYGSKCALVVHYCGGSNYRHYMEGDVLIIQLAYIEKNKPYTTTINWSEVWREGIYGIPDNEWEYKADGKVFKNLDDALSYVEELAKRNGQKGPIPLVYHGTVREGNVIINQGCGFPLYYYLLRKEYGPLVAYYYVIKGILFPYFNLPYRDFEIRNAPLLQFYYTNNMLNYE
- a CDS encoding N(2),N(2)-dimethylguanosine tRNA methyltransferase (COGs: COG1867 N2 N2-dimethylguanosine tRNA methyltransferase~InterPro IPR002905~KEGG: msi:Msm_1031 N(2),N(2)-dimethylguanosine tRNA methyltransferase~PFAM: N2N2-dimethylguanosine tRNA methyltransferase~PRIAM: tRNA (guanine-N(2)-)-methyltransferase~SPTR: B9AF18 Putative uncharacterized protein~TIGRFAM: N2,N2-dimethylguanosine tRNA methyltransferase~PFAM: N2,N2-dimethylguanosine tRNA methyltransferase~TIGRFAM: tRNA(guanine-26,N2-N2) methyltransferase) yields the protein METIREGKVKIKIPKFKKVSSEAPVFYNPAMKFDRDLSVIILQQFQKEINKEISVADTFGASGIRGIRYFKEVKNVNKVFINDIDETAVKFIKKNVALNNIEAEVSQEEANIFLRKNRGKFDIIDIDPFGTPSPFIDSTLYSAKRDSLLCITATDTSALCGTYRTACIRKYNSVPLKTEYCHENAVRILMAFVAMNGAKYDKYIVPKFSHSTKHYVRLYLKVKKGAKKTDKCIDKNIGFILHCNNCFYRETRAGLSYQHPSECPSCGHKLHVGGPLWVGKVYDPEFVKEIRKSIVSYANQKILKFIEVCSQECEMPATYYDVHRICSDLRISAPKIDKIINSLRELGFRATRTHYSPVGIKTDAPVETIKKVIRKLSNATHS
- a CDS encoding Abortive infection protein (InterPro IPR003675~KEGG: mth:MTH1189 hypothetical protein~PFAM: Abortive infection protein~SPTR: O27257 Conserved protein~PFAM: CAAX amino terminal protease family), with amino-acid sequence MSKFLLRVKEGKNEWWRYLITIILTFGSPIIPGMFLGIVFVFTQNFQILKSSLFLLILLGITYFTSFIFFCISVRYIHGRKLISLVNSYNKIRWKRIFKGAIIWFLILIITDIIIYFINPANYKFNYSSTFFLLLLLSLIIFPVQATFEELFFRGYLMQALSLKFKKPLTIILITSIIFGILHWFNAFKISQSFSIAMAATILGIILGIVTISDEGIELAVGVHIINNIYASSFHSSYDVDIGNLPSLITSPYDPIFGIIHAIMMSLMFLAIIKPNLSVLTSSINQVKEVKNHDTYFKTNDRR
- a CDS encoding prolyl-tRNA synthetase (COGs: COG0442 Prolyl-tRNA synthetase~InterPro IPR006195: IPR004154: IPR017449: IPR016061: IPR 002314: IPR002316: IPR004499~KEGG: mth:MTH611 prolyl-tRNA synthetase~PFAM: Anticodon-binding domain protein; tRNA synthetase class II (G H P and S); Prolyl-tRNA synthetase, class II-like~SPTR: O26708 Prolyl-tRNA synthetase~TIGRFAM: prolyl-tRNA synthetase~PFAM: Anticodon binding domain; tRNA synthetase class II core domain (G, H, P, S and T); Prolyl-tRNA synthetase, C-terminal~TIGRFAM: prolyl-tRNA synthetase, family I), producing MENFSEWYHEILENAEIIDSRYPVKGMHAWLPYGFKIRKKIIETLRKLLDEDHDEVLFPLLIPEEELMKESIHIKGFEDEVYWVTHGGKAKLKRKLALRPTSETAMYPMFSLWIRTHKDLPLKVYQIVNTFRYETKHTRPLIRIREITTFKEAHTVHKTLEGAEKQVKKAINIYKTFFDSLGIPYLITKRPEWDKFPGAVYTIAFDTLMPDGRTLQIGTIHNLGQNFSKTFDITFETEEGKHEHAYQTCYGVSDRVIASVISIHGDEKGLCLPPKIAPIQIVIVPIIFKETEEEVLEFCKNVEKKLKEGKLKVHLDDRDIRAGRKFYEWEMKGIPLRIEIGPKDIEKNKVVVVRRDSGEKMDVKFDDNFVENIKSIIEKMNNDMRKRAWEKMKKKIYDVDDIKKCKDIINNGKGVVRVIWCGNENCGKNLEEKIKADMLGIEGKSSGKCLNCNEDGKYKVLLAKTY
- a CDS encoding conserved hypothetical protein (KEGG: mth:MTH612 hypothetical protein~SPTR: O26709 Putative uncharacterized protein), with the protein product MNVRIFLVILFIILFALIPGGLNYSLNELTLEKMKNVDIVQLTPAGTVPHQVRIYNNKYFPIYVKKGTILESNQSQDLVIAKDDILVPHTYADVPAFCIEPETCAIKGEHLKADGYAPEAISYVISSTNWTNQENITDTQLKIWLLVRGTNYDPYSGESLAFVSKNNISYDTLQEKIYKMEAEFSKNMSSSFNIQNISKNLLQEIINRFKQFFQK
- a CDS encoding conserved hypothetical protein (KEGG: mth:MTH1301 hypothetical protein~SPTR: O27358 Putative uncharacterized protein), producing MIYGEGGIKVNSKKSIALAILVIGMIGVVIAGYNILHHVFQGVGNPTKNFGENINKPKNINEGSKNKNVMSTEEGNNPKKGDKESTEIGHENAKNIASKYIEEPGASPGSPKIVYIDGKPVYVVPVIKNGKQVGEIYIDVKTGKNLGGAGGAPGG
- a CDS encoding protein of unknown function DUF75 (COGs: COG1938 protein of ATP-grasp superfamily~InterPro IPR002766: IPR004425~KEGG: mth:MTH1302 hypothetical protein~PFAM: protein of unknown function DUF75~SPTR: O27359 Conserved protein~PFAM: PAC2 family~TIGRFAM: conserved hypothetical protein TIGR00161), producing the protein MPLEDKIIESGDCRLVCKNSIEDALVIEGSPNIGLIGNIVGWRVIEDLGLKEIGYIESKKLPPVAVLKEGKALHPFRMYGGDDIVLFLSDFLIPSDSVFDITNIIVEWVEKNNSREVITISSVLARGGAPKIVGAGNNDQSLKRFEKLGVPTLKSGIIAGLAGTLLTKCKTKNIPASCIFAEVISPYPDPRAAANVIELLNKIADIEVDPQPLLDEAKKIESRLKRLAEKVQKQQQKEPELPIYL